CAAACATGGTCCCCCAAAACACTGGGGGGAAAAAATCAGGAACCAGCAAAAGTAGTTTAGCAGGCAACAGGGGGATAGGGCCCTGGAAGATGAGTTCAATGTGATAAGCTTGGAACATTCTTTACTTCCGTAGGAATTCAGCTCTGGGGATCCTTAGGATAGTGGCAGAGGAAATAGGGGATGACTGGGGAAGACCAACAAACTGCCTCCCGACAAAGGCAGGGACCTAAGGCTTCCTGtgtccattcctccctccctagGTCAGAACCCAAGAGAAATGCTAGAAGAGACAGGGCCAAGGACAGCAGGGTTGGGAGTTGGCAGTCCAGAGGTGGTGGGGCTGGAACACGGTTGAGAGAGGGGGGCCGGAAGTCGCCCTGGGCCCTGGGCCTGCCACAAGATGGAGGCCAAAGGCAGGAAATGGAGGCCAGGAAGAAAGGAGAGCAGCAGAGCCCAGCAAGAGGCTCATCTCGACCAGAGGGCAAAGTATTCAACCCCAAGAGCTGCTTCCATTCCCCATGGCCCCCCAAGACCCGCGCCCACCCACACAGCAACACTCATTAGCCCATTCACCAGGCCCAGGCAGGCAGGCCCACCCCTGAGAGCCACGTTTAAGCAAAGACAAACAtgcctttccccacccccaaccctagGCCTTCCCTTAGCCCTTTCCTCCTGTCCAagacttgattttaaaaagaacctCCCAGAAGGCAAAAGTTTCTTCtggaaatttcaaaacaaaacaaaactctgtaaAACCCAGATATTAACCTCCCGCATATCATCCCACCTTTTAGCACCACCAAGCTTCCGACACACCCCCCAAAACTCTCAGCAATCCAAAGGTCTAAGATGGTGTGTGTAAGCAATCTTTTTAGGCCCCCTAGTATACCAGACCCTGTCCAAGACTACCAAGTCTCCTATATCAAGCCCTGCCAAGGCCTCCTGCTCCTTGCACCCTCCAGGGCCTCCAGAAACAACTGCTGCCCCCAGCTCCCATCCCAGTAAAGCTTTTGTGggggtgtaaaaaaaaaaatcaaacactatCTTAATGTCTGGGGATATTGGGGGGTTCTCGAGTCTCAAGCTTTGGTTTCAATATGAGGTCCTACATCTTAGGGGTACAAGAGAAAGCTTCTCTGGTCATCCCCCCAATTCTAAGAGTTACAAGGCGCAACCCCACCCCACCACGCACCTCCAAACCTCCCCCCAACCGCCACGTCTCTCCTGAAAACAGGGGACACTTTCCTCCCCACTTACCTCAGCTACTCTCCCCTGAGATCCTGGTCCCCTATTTTGAAAGGAGCAAATTTTGGGGTGCATCCCTCACATTTGGGGTGCAGGAGAAAAGAGACGCCCCAGTCGCATCGCTGGCCTCCTTCCTCTCAGCTGGCTCAAGGACTGGGGAGTGCCCTGGGGAGGGGGACCCCCACAAGAGAGCTCTGGAGGGGTTCCTCCACTCCCAGTCAGAACTGGGGACACCCCCCCAAAACCCGTCCCAGCCCATCCGTCTCCAACTCGGCGGGAGAGGCAGCTGCATTGCCCCAGTCAGATTCCCCCAACACTACATTCCTCACCCCATCTAGAGAGGTCCCGGGGCCCCCAAAAAATCCCAAAAAAATCTAGGATGTTGGGAAGACGGTCCTGAACTAGCTACCCAAATTTGGGGTCCTTAGATACCCCCGTTTTTTCAGGAAAATTCTGTCTTTCTCCTGCCTCCCGCCAGCCCTGCTCTGTCCCGATGCCAATTTTGGAAGtcactccctccttcctcctccccgtTTCTCCAGGCCCCCCCCGCTTGGGGGCTAGGGTCCAGGACACCTGGCTTCCAGACCGGGGGACACTCTTTAGAGGGCTAGGGGCCAAGAGGTCAAGCTCATTGCCCCTGTCTCAAGGAAGCAGGAGAGCCcgatcctcccctcccctcccctcccccctggCTGGTCTCGGTGGTGGTTTAGGAAAGCCTGGAGGACTGGAATCTGCCATTGCTATTGCAcaggcagtttttttttccttgagttggGGGGGTGGgcggtgggagggagagaggggaggagagccGAAGAGAACAGGGACCTAGGCGGGAATATCTGGCCTGGCTTACCCTCTAGCCCCTGCTGCCGCTGGGAACCCCTCCCCCTTCAGTTCACCCTCATTCCCAATcctctgtctgctttctctttGGGGCTCTTATCCTAAAAAATCAGGGTGCAAGATTCACCCCCTTGTAGACCACCACAGCCCCTCCTTGCCAGTTTCAGCAGCACTGTGTTAGTCAGAAAGCACCCACTTTAACAAGAGACACCCCATCTCCTCCAAACGGATTTTTTCTTCCATAAGAAACTGGGTTCAGAGTATGAAACCACTTTCCCCCCCTCAGCTCAATAGGCCATATACTAATAAATCTATGATGGAACATACTGCTTTTTCCAGGCTTTGTCCTTCAAATTCTGGCTTTATTTGGGggttcactaattttttttttttaacaatctgGGGCAAGAGGGGACTATCAGCAAAAGATAACCTAAATCAGAAGTGTGCTCTAGAATAGGTGAGCCTCCAAATTGATTTCAATTTATGATCCATCGCTCAGCTTCACCAAATGTGGCCAGAAATTGGACACCCCCAAACTATTCTTCTaccctggggaggggggaggcttCTCACAGTTTCTCCTCTGGAGGAGTTTCACACCTAAACATGTACACAGGAATATCCTACCCTCAAAATTAGTTTCCACAAGATTCAAATATAAAACTTTGCCCCCCAACAAGCCCTCAACTACAGAAAGCCTTCAAATTCCCTCCTAGCTTCCCGCTCTGCCTCCAACTCAAGGTAACTGTGCCTTCTAAAAAGCCCCAAAGTGACCTTTATGCCCCCAAACAACCTCATCCAAACCTTGAAACCACACTATATCCCCCAAATTAGTACACATGCTCTCCCAGTAGACCAAAGTAACAGAGATGGACAGACTCAAATGTGAGCTCCAGATCCCCCCGACCCGCCCCCAACCTCAATTAAGACAACTTTAAAACCAGCCCTGTACTTCCAATTTGCTATCAGCTCTCGAGACTAAAACCAGGCCTTATTGACTATAATAACTTCTATGGCAGGTGACACCCCCAGACTCCGAAAAGCTAACTCTGTCCTGACATCAAAGGGAGCCCTTCCTGTTTTCACCTCAAAGTTGGAGATGAAAATTGGAGAGCAAATAATCTTCACAAAGTAAAGCCACCTTGTCATCCAGAGTCCCTAGCTATGCCCAGTCCCCACCTGGTCTGCAGTTTTGTTTGCTGtgtttctgctttaaaaaaaaaaaaaaaaaaaaaaaaaaaaaacatcaaaaccagtaaaataaacaaatgtaccccacccccaagaacagaaggaagaggcCTCAGGCCTAGATATGAAGGTCCATTCTTGCTCAACTTCTATGGTCCTAACCCCATACTCAAAGAGAGCCTGCTTCATACCTGGGCTCAGCTCTGCCCCTCTTCTTTAAAGGAACCTTGTCCTCTTATCCCAAGGCTCCCCAAACAAAATCTAAGGGTGTGGTTCCTGCCTAGCTTCTGGATTGAGTTCTTAGTTACCAGGTTCCTCCTGCcctttctcctctgtcctctctgtttACCCCGACCAACGTTCATATTAATGTTCATTGGAAATTCATGTCTACAGACATCTGGGTAGCAGTATCtatcaaattagaaaataaaacaacccaaaatTCTGTGTTCCCAGGCTTAAGGACCCCACCTCATCCTAATCACTATATTCATTCCAaagtcttccataagagttctAGCCTGAGTTTCCTGCGGAGACCCtaacttttctgtcttctacctACTGCCTTACTAAGAGACAGAGGTGCAGAAGAAACTATCAGAAAGAAGGCAGCTAAAGGTTTCCTGTAGCCTGGACTGAATGCATCCTGCTAGCTGGTCTGAGCACATCTCCAGCTGGGAAGAGACCTAGGGTGAAGCGAGGCTGGTGCTCGTCCGCCCTCTCGTGGAAGGATGCAAACATTGCCGAGTTTTGCCTACTTGCCGCGCTGGACCCCGGCGTCCCGCCAGACTCTAAGCGCAGCCGACGGGCGGGTGCTCGAAGCCCTAGTGAGCTAGGACTGATGGAGAGCGTCAGGGCTTTAGGCGGGAGTctgtctctctggatccctataaGGGTTGAGAGAGAGTCGAGAGTAAGAGGCCGGACGCCTAGGTCTCCCGAGCGTCTCTCGGTCCCCACCCGGGGTTTTCCCCACCTCCTCGAGGGGAAGCAGCTGCAGGAGCCGTCCGGTCTCAGGACAATGGAAGGAAACGAACTAGAAATCATATCCGCCCTCTCCTTACCCAGCCTGGTCAGAGCCCCACCTCCCCTTTTTCTGGACCCTGCCTTTCAATTACTACTCCTTTTCCCACTATCTGAGACCCCACGGGAGCCCACTAATGCCTCCCCAAACCTGATACCATTTGGATTGTCTATTTTCTTCCTGAATCCAATACATTGGAAAGAGAAGTTTTAGGatatttcctttctccctcaaCTAGCTGTTGTCACCCGCCTCCAAAACCTAACACTCCAGTTCTCGATGTCCCAGGTCCTCCGACAACACAAGGCTCCCATGTTACAACCCTCCGTATCACTAACTTCCTCCCCAATTCTAATATTCTCATCCTCGGGTGCTTATTTAATGAACCAAAGCCACCCACGATACGATCACCCCGAGATTCTGAGATACAGTTTGAGACAGAGACCCCGCCCCGGGTTCACCATCTGGAGAgccacagaggaaggaaggatacGGACTCACGGGTTCACCCCACCTCTACCCCCGCCCCCGCCATCCCGGCCGAATAAAGGAGCAGAGAccgaaagaggagagagaccCCGCCCCCCTCGAGAGGAGAAGCTGCAGCCCCTGCAGGACAGGGGTAAGAACCAGACCTTGAGGGTATCAGACTTCTGAGTGTCCTATGAGGGCTTGGGGTTAGTTGGTGGTAATACGACTTGAATACCAGGAATTGTGCTAAAAAGAGATGGGGAATATTGGGTCTAGCGATAGGAGTCGTGTAGACGGGCGTGGGCTACAGATCACATTTGGTCCCCAGGTAAGATCTGGTACCTGTGACCCAGGCGCCcgggaagcagagaaaaggaaggtAGTGGATGAGTTAACTAGAGTCGAACCAACGGCGCACGGGAGTGCGGGGTTCCTCACGCTCGCCCTCCAGACGGAGGTACGAGAATTTCTAACTTGCTCCAAGATCTCTGAGATCCAGCAAAGGGAAGGAAGCGATCGTTTAGGGCAGGATGAACGAGAGGAATTAAGTGGAGCAGGTGATGCTGGGCCCGCTATCTGATGGCGTTGGCTCTAGGGGTACCCCAGGAAGAAACcatcagagaagaagggaatctGTTTTAGTAATGCCTGGATCCACTAACATTTTCAGTGCCTGGCGCAGGCCTGGGTCGCTATGGGTTCCACAGCGGCCCCAGAGGGAGCTCTGGGCTACGTCCGAGAGTTCACCCGCCACTCCTCCGACGTGCTTAGCAATCTGAATGAGCTGCGCCTGCGCGGGATCCTCACTGACGTCACGCTGCTGGTTGGCGGGCAACCCCTAAGAGCGCACAAGGCAGTTCTTATCGCTTGCAGGTTCGAGGGGGTAGGGCTCCAGGGTTCTAACTGGGTAAAGAACAGTGTAACTTGGCCGTTGAGAGGTAATCCTAAGCATGGGGGAAGCGGGGAATAGTGGtccacacctgcaatcccagaaatGGAGTGTCCgaagtggggaggggaagggtggaAAGAGAAGCTTAGGAGAGCATCCAAAAATTGGAGCAGCAGTGCTAGTGGGGAGGCAAGACCCTCCTTTGGTCTCCCAGCTTCTAACATGACCCATGTGTCCTCTCTCCAGTGGCTTCTTCTATTCAATTTTCCGGGGCCGAGCGGGAGTCGGAGTGGATGTACTCTCTCTGCCTGGGGggccagaagccagaggctttgcTCCTCTTCTGGACTTTATGTATACTTCAAGGCTTCGCCTCTCTCCAGCCACCGCGCCAGCTGTCCTTGCAGCTGCCACCTATTTGCAGATGGAACACGTCGTCCAGGCATGTCATCGTTTCATCCAGGCCAGGTGAAGGAACCATGGTTTTGTGTTCTCCCTAGAAGTAGTTCCCGGGATGAGGGCAAAGGCAACCATTAGGAAAAGGTGTTAATGATCATGGTAATTTTTCTAGCTATGAACCTCTAGGCATCTCCTTACGACCCATGGAGGCAGAACCCCCAAGACCCCCAACAGTCCCTCCACCGGGCAGTCCCAGGCGCTCAGAAGGACACCCAGACCCACCTACTGAGTCTCGAAGCTGCAGTCAAGGTTCCCCAAGTCCAGCCAGTCCGGACCCCAAGGCCTGCAACTGGAAGAAGTATAAATTTATTGTGCTAAATTCTCAGACCTCACAAGCAGGAAGCCTGGTTGGGGAGAGTTCTGGTCAACCTTGCCCCCAAGCCAGGCTTCCTAGTGGAGATGaagcctgcagcagcagcagcagtgaagaAGGAGCCACACCTGGTCTCCAGAGCAGGTACAGAATCTATAACTCCCAAGAGTTTTAGAGTCCGGACTACTCTAAGAAGCAGAGCCATTGAGTGGACATTGTGCCACCATCTGGGCCAGGTTTCAGAGATACTAACCCACCTTAGGGAGTTGGCCAAAGGCTGGAGTGGGGTGGGACTTAATGATCAATATTAGCTCACTTCCACAAGATAGGCCTTGAAGTCTGTATTTtccagaaagggggtgggggaagccaaTGCCCCACCTCCAATCCCTAACCTTTTCTATGGCTCTTACCATCTGCCTAGACTTTCTCTAGCTAATACCACTGCACGATTCAAATGTGGAACTCCAGCAAATAACTCCTACCTCTTCACACCCCGGGCTCAAGAGTCTTCTCTGCCAACTTCTAAGCAGGCTCATCCACCACCAGGTAAGAggcttctcttctgccttctctcctgtAGCTGATCCAGGTCGATCTGGACCAAAAGGCCTCAGAATAGACCTATTTTATAGTTCCCAAAGTTGACTGCAATCAGACCCCTTCTGAAAAACTTTCACCTCATCAGTCAGAATGTCTGAAAGTGAGCACcaatcataaatattttttaagctcTCCATGTACTTCCAAAAAGCAGCACAGTTTGGGAATTTCTGGCCTAGCCCAATCCAGGACTGAACGATCTGCCCAGAGTTTGGCAGGGCCTCTCTGGCAGGCTGTCACCCGGAGTGagacaagaaaggagagaaacagaaacctcCACCCACTTGTAAGAACCTCCACATACTGTCACACCATTGAAATTAGAAGGACGATACTAAATCAGACGTAGCTTACTGACTGTATGGTCGTGTGCAAGCCAAATGATCTCCAGTAGCCTCCGCAATAATTGAGGGGTTAAAAAAGGCCAACAGACCCTACTAGTGTACTGTTGTAGATTTATGGGCTCCAGGGGAGTCCCCAGTAAATAACTAAGATTGTCACTGTTCCTTCTTAGGAAGTGAGTTTTTCAGCTGTCAGAACTGTGAGACTGTGTCTGGGTGCTCATCAGGGCTGGAGCCCTTAGCTCCAGGGGACGAGGACAAGCCCTATAAATGCCAGCTGTGCCGATCTGCCTTCCGTTATAAGGGCAACCTGGCTAGTCACCGCGCGGTGCACACAGGTAGGAGGGGGTCTTGGTCTTCGTGCCCACCGCTCTCCATGGGGCGATCTGACTGGCTTCCTACTTGCAGGGGAAAAGCCCTACCGCTGCTCCATCTGCGGAGCACGTTTTAACCGACCTGCTAACCTAAAAACACACAGCCGCATCCATTCTGGAGAGAAGCCGTACAAGTGTGAGACCTGCGGCTCGCGTTTTGTTCAGGTAAGGAGAGGGACTGGAAGGCGAGTGGGAGGAGCGAAGAGGGTTCCGCCCCTCCCAGAGGCGATCTCAATGCTCTGCCCCTCAGGTGGCACACCTACGCGCACATGTGCTCATCCACACCGGAGAGAAGCCTTATCCGTGTCCCACCTGCGGAACCCGCTTCCGCCATCTGCAGACCCTCAAAAGCCACGTTCGCATCCACACCGGGGAGAAGCCATACCACGTGGGTACCCTACACAGCCTAATCATGGAATTATCCCTCGTATATTCTGGGGCGAGTCTTGCCAGAGATGCTAGGTTTCTTGGAAATGAACGACAGCCTAAAGAGTTCTAATGAATCAGAGGCTTGCACCCGGGAGAGGGGTGGGAGTAATTATGTACCTTGACTAGGTGCTGTTGTTCCAAGGACCTAACAGGTGTTGATGCTTTTGTTAAGTAAGGCAAGGCCCATCTCCCTGGCGCCCCCCAGAGGAAATAGAAGGGCCTGAATGCCAAAAGGCTGATTGTCAGAGGAGAGCTGGACAGTTCCCCTTCCTGTCCCTAAACGGTGGTTGTGGAAGGGTTGGGACCTGACAGACCTGTCCTCCCACAGTGTGACCCCTGCGGCCTACATTTCCGGCACAAGAGTCAACTGCGGCTGCATCTCCGTCAGAAACACGGAGCTGCTACCAACACTAAAGTGCGCTACCACATCCTCGGGGGACCGTAGCTGAGTCCCCCCATCTAAACTCCATTCGCTCCCTAGGGGCTGTGAAAGCTGTAGGCTCAGCTTGGTTTCCCTGATGGTCTTGATATGGGGGTGTGCCGGGCCACCCTGGTATCAAAAAGTGCTGACTCTTTAATTTCGTACTGGGGGAGAGCGGGGGTGGCAGATCCTGGCTAGATCTGCCTCTGTTTTGCTGGTCAAAACCTCTTCCTCACAATCCAGATTGGGTAGCTAGGGTCTGGGGGGAAAGGAGAGACACAAGGGACTTGCTCTCTTTAAGGGAGCTTTCCCCTCCATTTCAAATGGTTTAtctgtaaatataatttattgagGCCTGTGGTTGGTACCAGGGCCTTTATTCTGTTTGCATTTccaacttttctcttccacaagTATGATCAAAAGAGACTGGAAACAGGGCACCACTCTGCTGGCAGAGGCACCTAGTGCTTGGTTCTTGCCTTTGGCTTTAGTGtcttaagttgttttttgttttttggttttttttccttttcttttttaactttctggaattgtcctttcttttcctctctttgtttgCTTGGTGGTTTATCCCTCCAGTTCTAGAACTGGAACCTTTAGTTTTCCTGGGCTAAGCCCGAGAACATGTAAGGTTAGGAATCCTCTGGTATTTTGGATGGTGCAAGTCCTGTAGCAGGCCAGACATGGAAAGAAACCTTTCAGCTCTTTGAGGGTGATGGGAACCTTTTTTGATGAACCCAAAATAATAAATTCCCCCTGAAGGCTGGGAAGGTGGGGGCTGGACTCCTCCTGCAAGAAGGCCCAGCATCAACAGCTCCATTGATCTATTCGCCTGGGTTCGAATGCACCATGTCCATCCATCAGACTAAGCCTGCCTAAGGGTTTGCCCTGAACCCATATAATCCTCTCATGGGGACTGATTTAGTATCTCCATGGGGAAAGACCTGAAGATCCTTACTAGAGATTATGGGACATTTTCTTATCTGTCTGGTTTCTGAGAATGCTATGACCTAGAGAGAATTAATGACATTCCTTGACTATGAGTCTAAGGAATTCTTTACTGCAAGAGCAGCTGGGGTTGACTGTCCCTTGGGACACAATATGCCCATCTTCTTTGAacgtgtttgttttgtgttgggacAGCTTCTGGCAAGTGTCCAGATTCCAAGAACTTCATCTTTTATGGGTGCTTGGTAGCTTTCTTACCTTAGAAAACCTGAGTCTGAGACTCAGGCTGCCCATTGTTACATTCCTGTCTGGGACTGGTGAATGTACCAGGACTTGACACGGGAAGGAAAGGGGCTGCCTTTGTTGTCATTGGGGATTATTGCTGGAATTACATACTTAAAAGCCTTCAAAGCCTGGCTGATGGATTGGCCAAAGGCCCCTTCCACTTGAACAAGTTACCAGATAGTGTTACAAGGTTGGTTGAGGGCTGCAGTTTCTGGTGTAGAACATGTAGATAACGATGTTAGGGATGGAACCCATGGTTAGATGGGGTGTCTGGGATGTTAGTATTTGGGAGCCTTGATTTACAGTCCTGCTCCTGTTGCCCTGGGACCTATTTGATTATAGTACTTGGGTAGATGGTAAAACAACTTGAATTTGTAGGGCAGAGACTCCTGAATTAAGTCAGTCCTGTGGCCAGCAGCTGAGGACAGGCAAGAAAGCCATTCATTTTTCCTGTTCCCATTTAACTCCCTATGCAGACTTGAACTGTGTGTATTGGGGGGCGGGGGCGCCGACAGAGGAGAGATTGAGAAGGTGGTTTCTGTTTAGCAGATTGGATGGGCACATGGGAAGTGCCAGGAGTGAGACGTTAGATCCTGGAAGATCAGATCCTGGAATAAAGAAGCTCTTCTTTGTGCCATCTGTTGTgtcctaggtgtgtgtgtgtgtgtgtgtgtgtgtgtgtgtgtgttgtggggtggGGGGTACCCAGGGACCTGGAAAGAGGTTCTGGAGACTAATAACTCAGACTCTGTGTTCATTGCACTGTTGCATCCCACTAGTCCTCAGTGGTCCTTGCTCTCCCtttcctgccccagccttccGGCTCATTGTGTAGGAACCAGTGACTTCATGAAGTTTATCCGGAGCCACCTGCATCCTGCCGGTCTGAAGTCACTTCCTGATTGAGGTGGGGAGTCTTCgaggagaaagtaggaaagaaccTGGGAAGTGCATCTGTGCTAGCTCAGGTTCTTAATGCTTGTGACCAAGCCACCTACACTTCCTCATAAACAACCAGCACCAAAGAGGATGGGTAGGACCTGGGTCCCATAAGAACAACAGAAGCTGCTATAGCAGCCCCAAGGGGAAGGCTGATCGTTAGTGCCTGTGTGTCTGCTCCATCTCCAGTTTGTAGTATCTTGGAGTCTAACATCCAATACATGTGTCTTTTCCAATGGCTATGTGTCCAGGATGCACAAATGTGTTCCAGCCCAAGGCCAAAAGTCACTAAGTCTAATGTTCCCTCCCTCTGGACTTTCCTCAGATGTCATAAAGACAAAGTCGATCTCTGAAGCACCCTCACCAACTACAGGCTGtggttgtgtttttatttcagtctAATGCTCTCCCTGGTAATCTTATTTTAGTGGCTGcttgtatttcttcatttttttacaaGTCTATAACCtaggttattttaaaaaacaaaaacaaaagcagcaaaATACGGAAACTAAACAAGTTTCTGTCACCTTCCGTTACAGCTTAGCCCCTATCAAAAATAAGACCAGCTATTATTACTTACCACATGTTAAATGTACATACAGACTTACTAGTTTAACCCCTGGCAGCTCTAAAAAGTAGGGAGTGTTCTCCCCAGTTCACAG
The nucleotide sequence above comes from Arvicanthis niloticus isolate mArvNil1 chromosome 6, mArvNil1.pat.X, whole genome shotgun sequence. Encoded proteins:
- the Bcl6b gene encoding B-cell CLL/lymphoma 6 member B protein — encoded protein: MGSTAAPEGALGYVREFTRHSSDVLSNLNELRLRGILTDVTLLVGGQPLRAHKAVLIACSGFFYSIFRGRAGVGVDVLSLPGGPEARGFAPLLDFMYTSRLRLSPATAPAVLAAATYLQMEHVVQACHRFIQASYEPLGISLRPMEAEPPRPPTVPPPGSPRRSEGHPDPPTESRSCSQGSPSPASPDPKACNWKKYKFIVLNSQTSQAGSLVGESSGQPCPQARLPSGDEACSSSSSEEGATPGLQSRLSLANTTARFKCGTPANNSYLFTPRAQESSLPTSKQAHPPPGSEFFSCQNCETVSGCSSGLEPLAPGDEDKPYKCQLCRSAFRYKGNLASHRAVHTGEKPYRCSICGARFNRPANLKTHSRIHSGEKPYKCETCGSRFVQVAHLRAHVLIHTGEKPYPCPTCGTRFRHLQTLKSHVRIHTGEKPYHCDPCGLHFRHKSQLRLHLRQKHGAATNTKVRYHILGGP